From one Dama dama isolate Ldn47 chromosome 4, ASM3311817v1, whole genome shotgun sequence genomic stretch:
- the BLVRB gene encoding flavin reductase (NADPH): MVVKKIALFGATGNTGLTTLAQAVQAGYEVTVLVRDPSRLPSEGPQPAHVVVGDVREPADVDKTVAGQDAVIVLLGTRNDLSPTTMMSEGAQNIVAAMKAHGVDKVVACTSAFLLWDPSKVPPRLQDVTDDHVRMHKVLQQSGLKYVAVMPPHIGDHPLTGAYTVTLDGRGPSRVISKHDLGHFMLRCLTTDEYDGHSTYPSHVYE, encoded by the exons ATGGTCGTCAAGAAGATTGCCCTTTTCGGCGCCACCGGCAACACCGGGCTCACCACGCTGGCGCAGGCGGTGCAAGCAG GCTATGAGGTGACGGTGCTGGTGCGGGACCCCTCCAGGCTGCCCTCAGAGGGGCCCCAGCCGGCCCACGTGGTGGTGGGTGACGTCCGGGAGCCGGCCGACGTGGACAAGACTGTGGCTGGGCAAGATGCTGTCATCGTGCTGCTGGGCACCCGCAATGACCTCA GTCCTACCACAATGATGTCCGAGGGTGCCCAGAACATCGTGGCGGCCATGAAGGCCCATGGCGTGGACAAGGTCGTGGCCTGCACCTCGG CATTCCTACTGTGGGACCCTTCCAAGGTGCCCCCAAGACTGCAGGATGTGACTGATGACCATGTCCGGATGCACAAGGTACTCCAGCAGTCGGGCCTGAAGTACGTGGCCGTGATGCCACCACATATAG GAGACCACCCATTGACTGGGGCCTACACAGTGACCCTGGATGGACGAGGGCCCTCGAGGGTCATCTCCAAACACGACCTGGGCCACTTCATGCTGCGCTGCCTCACCACTGATGAGTACGACGGGCACAGCACCTACCCCTCCCATGTGTATGAATAG